A window of the Pseudodesulfovibrio sp. JC047 genome harbors these coding sequences:
- a CDS encoding tetratricopeptide repeat protein, with translation MSEQEPKVGTKQEIVRDGAEKIKGIFSTQTVAKVGTGTTQRKTIQKTYWNVEEEDRGVISIQPLNKNYVPSGPKRQIDRDEFLSKFNPEPEFYVSTVYPAIKEMDGAVVRGEKHRERGAAYSAEFEYQQAMAIDEENVRANFGLGLTYLDRGDQVKANDIFERLVGLEAAFETEHKHLFNDFGINMRKNRMYDQALQYYLRAEELVKNDEHLFHNIARCYYEKGNIGDCKKYLLKSLTVNPHLEASKQFWAYLQTQGLIDEGEGPGAPIGPQAKGSSLDGKKSGKGHGAAPGSLSLKLD, from the coding sequence ATGTCCGAGCAGGAACCGAAAGTCGGCACCAAGCAGGAAATTGTTCGAGACGGTGCGGAAAAGATCAAGGGGATCTTTTCCACGCAGACTGTTGCGAAAGTTGGTACCGGCACCACGCAGCGGAAGACGATTCAAAAGACCTATTGGAATGTTGAAGAAGAGGACAGGGGCGTGATTTCCATTCAGCCCCTGAATAAGAATTATGTGCCTTCCGGCCCGAAGCGGCAGATTGATCGGGACGAGTTCTTGTCCAAGTTCAATCCAGAACCAGAATTTTATGTGAGCACGGTGTACCCGGCCATCAAGGAGATGGACGGGGCGGTGGTGCGTGGAGAAAAGCATCGCGAACGTGGTGCGGCGTACAGTGCCGAGTTTGAATATCAGCAGGCCATGGCCATTGATGAAGAAAATGTTCGGGCCAATTTTGGTTTGGGGTTGACCTATCTCGATCGAGGGGATCAGGTAAAGGCCAATGATATTTTTGAGCGGCTGGTCGGACTCGAAGCGGCCTTTGAGACCGAACACAAGCATCTGTTTAATGATTTTGGCATCAACATGCGCAAGAACAGAATGTACGACCAGGCTTTGCAATATTATTTGCGGGCTGAAGAATTGGTAAAGAATGACGAACACCTTTTTCATAATATAGCTCGATGCTATTATGAAAAGGGCAACATTGGCGATTGCAAGAAGTATCTTTTAAAGAGTTTGACAGTTAATCCACATCTTGAAGCCAGCAAACAGTTTTGGGCCTATCTTCAGACTCAAGGGCTTATTGACGAAGGCGAAGGACCTGGTGCGCCCATCGGACCACAGGCCAAAG